A section of the Roseomonas marmotae genome encodes:
- a CDS encoding amino acid ABC transporter ATP-binding protein — protein sequence MRNSDAPPIVQARALWKRFGPLTVLKGVDLSVAERELVFIIGPSGSGKSTLLRCLNRLETPDDGAITVDGIDLLSPRTDINKARQRIGMVFQSFNLYPHMTARQNVTLALRKVLGRPREAAEEAARHALDRVGLGERMDHFPAQLSGGQQQRVAIARAIALEPRVMLFDEPTSALDPELVGGVLSVMRELRESGMTMVVVSHEMAFARAAADTVVFMADGEKLEEGPPERIFGAPEHERTRAFIRQIERH from the coding sequence ATGCGTAATTCCGATGCCCCACCGATTGTCCAGGCGCGTGCCCTGTGGAAGCGCTTCGGCCCGCTGACGGTGCTGAAGGGCGTCGACCTCTCCGTGGCGGAGCGGGAGCTGGTCTTCATCATCGGCCCTTCCGGCTCCGGCAAATCCACACTGCTGCGCTGCCTGAACCGGCTGGAGACGCCGGATGACGGCGCCATCACCGTCGATGGCATCGACCTGCTGAGCCCGAGGACCGACATCAACAAGGCGCGGCAGCGCATCGGCATGGTCTTCCAGTCCTTCAACCTCTACCCGCATATGACGGCGCGGCAGAACGTGACGCTCGCGCTGCGCAAGGTGCTGGGCCGCCCGCGCGAGGCGGCGGAGGAAGCGGCGCGCCACGCGCTGGACCGCGTGGGGCTGGGCGAGCGGATGGACCATTTCCCCGCGCAGCTCTCGGGCGGGCAGCAGCAGCGCGTGGCCATCGCCCGCGCCATCGCGCTGGAGCCGCGCGTCATGCTCTTCGACGAGCCGACCAGCGCGCTGGACCCGGAGCTGGTGGGCGGCGTGCTGAGCGTGATGCGGGAATTGCGGGAGAGCGGGATGACCATGGTGGTGGTCAGCCACGAGATGGCCTTCGCCCGCGCCGCCGCCGATACCGTGGTCTTCATGGCGGATGGCGAGAAGCTGGAGGAAGGGCCGCCGGAGCGGATCTTCGGCGCGCCTGAGCATGAGCGCACCCGAGCCTTCATTCGCCAGATCGAGCGGCACTGA
- a CDS encoding amino acid ABC transporter permease: MGGFESFAFSFLNAKVMAQYLPMIVQGFLLTVVLALLIVVSGLALGLLLALVRSFGIRPLNWLIIFLVDLFRALPPLVIIVLLFFGLPAAGLGISGFVATWLSLTLVLMAFAEEIFWAGLTSVQKGQWEAARSTGLTFTQTLRHVVLPQALRLTVPPLTNRTIAITKGTALGSVVGVSEILGAAQSAMSFSANPSPLMLGALAYLVLFIPVVGFGRWVESRFAWKR, translated from the coding sequence ATGGGCGGCTTCGAGAGTTTCGCCTTCTCCTTCCTCAATGCGAAGGTGATGGCGCAGTACCTGCCGATGATCGTGCAGGGCTTCCTGCTGACCGTCGTGCTGGCGCTGCTGATCGTCGTCTCCGGCCTGGCGCTGGGGCTGCTGCTGGCGCTGGTGCGCAGCTTCGGCATCCGCCCGCTGAACTGGCTGATCATCTTCCTGGTGGACCTGTTCCGCGCGCTGCCGCCGCTGGTCATCATCGTGCTGCTATTCTTCGGCCTGCCGGCGGCGGGGCTCGGCATCTCCGGCTTCGTGGCCACCTGGCTGTCGCTGACCCTGGTGCTGATGGCCTTCGCCGAGGAGATCTTCTGGGCGGGGCTGACCTCCGTGCAGAAGGGGCAGTGGGAGGCCGCCCGCTCCACCGGCCTGACCTTCACGCAGACGCTGCGCCATGTGGTGCTGCCGCAGGCGCTGCGGCTGACGGTGCCGCCGCTGACCAACCGCACCATCGCCATCACCAAAGGTACGGCGCTGGGCTCGGTCGTCGGCGTCTCTGAAATCCTGGGCGCGGCGCAGAGCGCCATGTCCTTCTCGGCCAATCCCTCCCCGCTGATGCTGGGGGCGCTGGCCTATCTGGTGCTGTTCATCCCCGTGGTCGGCTTCGGCCGATGGGTCGAATCCCGTTTCGCCTGGAAGCGCTGA
- a CDS encoding amino acid ABC transporter permease, protein MDDFLNAFLNIDILREASPILWQGLWQTLLLAVMVVPLGLVGGVILALLSTAPLRWVRLLAAGWVDLFRAIPPLVLLVFLYAGLPFAGLDIGAWGAVAVGFFLNTGAYYGEVLRAGIDSVPRGQAEAARSTGLSQGQTLAYVILPQAVRNVMPDLISNTVEVVKLTSIASVVALPELLFQARQAQNVTYNATPIVAAAVAYFLLLWPLVRLMSRLENKAMAGRG, encoded by the coding sequence ATGGACGATTTTCTCAACGCCTTCCTGAATATCGACATCCTTCGCGAGGCCTCGCCCATCCTCTGGCAGGGGCTGTGGCAGACGCTGCTGCTCGCGGTCATGGTGGTGCCGCTGGGGCTGGTCGGCGGCGTCATCCTGGCGCTGCTCTCCACCGCGCCCCTCCGCTGGGTGCGGCTGCTGGCGGCGGGCTGGGTGGACCTGTTCCGCGCCATTCCGCCGCTGGTGCTGCTGGTCTTCCTCTATGCCGGGCTGCCCTTCGCGGGGCTGGATATCGGCGCCTGGGGCGCGGTGGCCGTGGGCTTCTTCCTCAATACCGGCGCCTATTACGGCGAGGTGCTGCGCGCCGGCATCGACAGCGTGCCGCGCGGGCAGGCGGAGGCCGCGCGCTCCACCGGGCTGAGCCAGGGGCAGACGCTCGCCTATGTCATCCTGCCGCAGGCCGTGCGCAACGTCATGCCGGACCTGATCAGCAACACCGTGGAGGTGGTGAAGCTGACCTCCATCGCCAGCGTGGTGGCGCTGCCGGAATTGCTGTTCCAGGCCCGGCAGGCGCAGAACGTCACCTACAACGCCACGCCCATCGTGGCGGCAGCGGTGGCCTATTTCCTGCTGCTCTGGCCGCTGGTGCGGCTGATGTCGCGGCTGGAGAACAAGGCCATGGCGGGGCGGGGCTAG